A genomic stretch from Malus domestica chromosome 15, GDT2T_hap1 includes:
- the LOC103401411 gene encoding probable LRR receptor-like serine/threonine-protein kinase At4g37250: MSSQSLHFLPCFLLLLLLLSVQSSALDTDGLILLSFKFSILRDPQSVLATWNSYDETPCSWRGVVCAAPPTPSSEYYPRVVGLNLPNSQLLGSIPANLGMIEHLQSLDLSNNSLNGSLPQSLFNATELRVLDLSYNLISGELPDAVSQLTNLQSLNLSDNALAGKLPTNLSSLPSLTIISLKNNHFSGGLPSGLESVQVLDLSSNLINGSLPSDFGGNSLSYLNVSHNGISGKIPPQFSEKIPGNAKTDLSFNKLTGELPESQVFLNQETGSFTGNPDLCGPPTKNPCPIPSSPSSSPNASSPNSPPAIAAIPRNPEAVSPMSANEHSQQSQTGLRPAAIVGIVAGDIAGIGILALIFLYIYRLKKKKKKSTKAEITATLKKEANTNSTPVVNDWSSSSSESKGFTRWSCLRKRGEDEDSSNTTASDSEEHQTEQNPQRGHEIKRQQEQEKSKGGTLVTVDGEKELELETLLKASAYILGATGSSIMYKAVLEDGSSLAVRRIGEQSVDRFKDFENQIKLVAKLVHPNLVRIRGFYWGIDEKLIIYDFVPNGSLANARYRKVGTSPCHLPWEARLKIAKGVARGLAYLHEKKHVHGNLKPTNILLDADMEPRIGDFGLERLLSGDTSYKMGSSTRNFGSKRSTTSRDGFQDFGLGPSPGPSPSPSSMGTSPYHCPESLRSLKPNPKWDVYSFGVILLELLTGKVVVVDEAGQGLGLGVDDGGKALRMADMAIRGELEGKEEALLSLFKLGYNCASPVPQKRPTMKEALQVLGKFPSSPSSLYYYAP, encoded by the exons ATGAGCTCCCAAAGCCTCCATTTTTTACcatgctttcttcttcttcttcttcttctctcggTCCAATCTTCTGCTCTCGACACAGATGGACTTATCTTACTTTCTTTCAAGTTTTCTATCCTCCGAGACCCTCAGTCCGTTCTTGCAACCTGGAATTCGTACGACGAGACGCCGTGTTCATGGAGAGGCGTCGTTTGCGCGGCGCCGCCAACACCATCGTCGGAATACTACCCAAGAGTCGTAGGTTTGAATCTTCCCAACTCTCAGCTTCTGGGTTCCATCCCTGCCAACCTTGGCATGATCGAACACCTTCAAAGTCTCGATCTTTCCAACAATTCCCTCAACGGGTCCCTCCCACAGTCGCTCTTCAACGCCACGGAGCTTCGGGTTCTTGATTTGTCGTACAATTTGATCTCCGGCGAGCTGCCGGACGCGGTGTCGCAGCTCACCAACCTCCAGAGTCTCAACCTCTCCGACAACGCCTTGGCGGGAAAATTGCCCACCAATCTGTCTTCTCTGCCCTCTCTAACGATTATTTCTTTGAAGAATAATCATTTCTCCGGCGGCCTTCCCAGCGGGTTGGAATCCGTTCAGGTTTTGGATCTGTCTTCGAATCTGATCAACGGCTCCCTGCCGTCTGATTTCGGCGGCAACAGTCTGAGTTACTTAAACGTCTCCCACAACGGAATTTCCGGGAAAATACCACCGCAATTTTCCGAGAAAATTCCAGGTAACGCCAAAACCGACCTATCTTTCAACAAGCTCACCGGCGAACTTCCGGAATCTCAGGTGTTCTTGAACCAAGAAACTGGGTCTTTTACCGGCAATCCTGATCTGTGTGGCCCACCGACCAAGAACCCATGTCcgattccttcttctccttcctcttcaCCCAATGCTTCGTCTCCGAATTCTCCTCCGGCAATTGCTGCAATTCCCAGGAACCCAGAAGCCGTTTCGCCGATGTCTGCAAATGAGCATTCGCAGCAGAGCCAGACCGGGCTCAGACCGGCCGCCATTGTCGGAATAGTAGCCGGCGACATAGCCGGAATCGGAATCCTCGCGCTGATTTTCCTGTACATTTAcagattgaagaagaagaagaagaagagcacCAAGGCCGAGATCACAGCAACGCTGAAGAAAGAAGCTAATACGAATTCAACGCCGGTAGTCAACGACTGGTCGTCTTCCTCGTCGGAATCGAAAGGGTTCACCAGATGGTCGTGCTTGAGAAAGCGAGGCGAAGACGAAGACAGCTCCAACACGACAGCCTCCGACTCCGAAGAACATCAGACGGAGCAGAATCCCCAAAGGGGTCACGAAATCAAACGGCAGCAAGAGCAGGAAAAGAGCAAAGGCGGGACCTTGGTCACCGTCGATGGCGAAAAGGAGCTAGAACTGGAGACACTGCTCAAAGCCTCGGCGTACATTCTGGGCGCCACCGGTTCGAGCATAATGTACAAGGCAGTGCTCGAAGACGGAAGCTCGTTGGCAGTTCGGAGGATCGGGGAGCAGAGTGTGGACCGGTTCAAGGATTTCGAGAACCAAATCAAGCTCGTGGCCAAATTGGTTCACCCGAACCTGGTTCGAATTCGTGGATTCTATTGGGGGATCGATGAGAAGCTCATTATCTATGATTTCGTCCCAAATGGCAGCCTCGCAAACGCTCGTTACA GGAAGGTGGGCACATCGCCTTGTCATCTACCGTGGGAAGCGAGGCTCAAGATAGCGAAAGGGGTTGCCCGTGGGCTCGCGTACCTCCACGAGAAGAAGCATGTCCATGGGAACCTCAAGCCTACCAACATTCTCCTAGACGCGGACATGGAGCCCCGGATTGGTGATTTTGGACTCGAGAGACTTTTGTCCGGCGACACAAGTTACAAAATGGGTAGCTCGACAAGAAATTTTGGAAGCAAGAGATCAACGACTTCACGGGATGGCTTTCAGGACTTTGGACTAGGACCTAGCCCGGGTCCAAGTCCGAGCCCTAGCTCCATGGGCACATCGCCTTATCATTGCCCCGAGTCGCTTCGGAGCCTAAAGCCGAACCCAAAGTGGGATGTGTACTCATTTGGGGTGATATTGCTTGAGCTACTAACCGGGAAAGTTGTGGTTGTGGATGAGGCAGGGCAGGGACTTGGGCTTGGAGTGGATGATGGCGGCAAGGCCTTGAGGATGGCAGATATGGCAATTAGAGGTGAATTGGAGGGCAAAGAGGAGGCCTTGTTGTCGTTGTTCAAGTTAGGGTACAATTGTGCGTCGCCTGTCCCACAAAAGAGACCAACAATGAAAGAAGCCCTACAGGTCCTTGGGAAATTCCcatcttctccttcatcattgtaTTATTATGCCCCTTAA